From a region of the Candidatus Amarolinea dominans genome:
- a CDS encoding substrate-binding domain-containing protein, with the protein MNRTRIIFIAIIVLALVVIGVSWGLGYLQTRPQQPLVVAPTGPIQIRVLTALPVEPWVRDAAKQFNDEKRKLTGSNEVIQVEVIAMDGLTALGKWDRDDFGILGDRTLADLTDAEKDKLTQFPTVWIPDSRYLVELANVTYKERLGRDVFLTDGEYRARPIAISLFAWGIYQTRAQVLEQKFGDINWKSIHDAAVSKGGWPELGGDPSWGFFKLVVPNPRKNVGGLAAMIAAAGEFYNRTDISVADVTNPEFQTWLKELMGALTDVSGSSAYTAEDFALFGYSVGDGGQLLESDLLTNMAGIQTRWADPLLIRYPNYVSWFDFPFTVWVGPETTAFEKNAALEFQKYLLSADVQKKAVARGLRPANPDVPVAPAGDGDSLFARWESQGAQAIVPRTTAMRAPNRDVLLALLRWFDLNVAQR; encoded by the coding sequence ATGAATCGCACTCGCATTATCTTCATTGCCATCATCGTATTGGCACTGGTGGTCATTGGCGTGTCCTGGGGCCTGGGCTATCTGCAGACCCGACCGCAGCAGCCTCTCGTGGTTGCACCAACCGGCCCAATCCAGATACGCGTCCTGACGGCCTTACCGGTGGAGCCGTGGGTGCGTGACGCCGCCAAACAGTTCAACGATGAAAAACGCAAGCTGACCGGCAGCAACGAGGTCATCCAGGTGGAAGTGATCGCTATGGATGGCCTGACCGCCCTGGGCAAATGGGACCGCGACGACTTTGGCATCCTCGGCGACCGCACGTTGGCTGACCTGACCGACGCCGAAAAGGACAAGCTGACACAGTTCCCCACGGTTTGGATTCCCGATAGCCGCTACCTGGTGGAACTGGCCAACGTGACCTATAAGGAACGCCTGGGGCGCGATGTCTTCCTGACCGACGGCGAGTACCGGGCGCGGCCTATCGCCATCTCGCTCTTCGCCTGGGGCATCTATCAGACCCGTGCGCAGGTGTTGGAGCAGAAGTTTGGCGACATCAACTGGAAATCTATTCATGACGCGGCCGTCAGCAAAGGCGGCTGGCCGGAATTGGGCGGAGATCCGAGTTGGGGTTTCTTCAAGCTGGTGGTGCCCAACCCGCGCAAGAACGTGGGCGGGCTTGCGGCCATGATCGCCGCAGCCGGCGAGTTCTACAATCGCACCGACATCAGCGTGGCGGACGTCACCAATCCTGAATTTCAGACCTGGCTCAAGGAGCTGATGGGCGCGCTGACCGATGTCAGCGGTTCCAGTGCCTACACCGCCGAAGATTTCGCGCTGTTCGGCTATTCGGTGGGTGATGGCGGGCAGTTGCTGGAAAGCGACCTGCTGACCAACATGGCCGGCATCCAGACACGCTGGGCCGACCCACTGCTCATCCGCTACCCCAACTATGTCAGTTGGTTCGACTTCCCGTTTACCGTCTGGGTGGGGCCGGAGACCACGGCGTTCGAGAAGAACGCGGCGCTGGAGTTTCAGAAATACCTGCTGTCAGCCGATGTGCAGAAAAAGGCTGTGGCTCGCGGCCTGCGCCCTGCCAATCCTGACGTGCCGGTTGCCCCTGCGGGTGATGGCGATAGCCTGTTTGCCCGCTGGGAATCACAGGGCGCGCAGGCCATCGTGCCCCGCACCACGGCCATGCGTGCCCCGAATCGTGATGTGCTCCTGGCGCTGCTCCGCTGGTTTGACCTGAATGTCGCCCAGCGCTAA
- a CDS encoding VWA domain-containing protein encodes MSRQREKQGGVPPAATYTIIGGALALLLCCALAAIAWNGLRGPLAPLAQQADNTVGFRNATLTLAYSPEKGQMLQILVDQFNRQNLRTADGQAMQVKLVEMNPEDMVSAALEDPTFQALTPDSMLWLDQLDRQWALRQQVEAGQIAPRRVGEATRYAVSPIVIAAWETVARDLGWPQPVGWNTIQKRAADDASFKWNHASTGHASGLLATLAEFYAGAGKTRGLTADDATAQTTLDYVRNIERTVKYYGEGELTVIERAQKEGRSFLDAFVVQEQLVVRFNRDQRGEKLVALYPTEGTLWADHPLALLELPSLSANQRRTYQALREFLLNADSQKLVLSYGYRPADLSIALDSADSPLTVTNGVDPKQPQTTLQMPPAAVVEVVQNVWYYTKRLTNVFLVVDTSGSMRGDKLDAAKTALGAFLAQIKGSQERVGLVEFSGQVNNVIELEELGRTRDTLDSAIAALNANGDTALLDGVRTAYQRLQERGDKERINAIVAMTDGRENASSVSLNTLVREIQRGNQTGVPVVIFCIAYGSDADYDTLRAVADASGGQVREGTEQTIRELYKLLSSYF; translated from the coding sequence ATGTCAAGACAACGAGAAAAGCAGGGCGGTGTCCCGCCCGCGGCAACGTATACGATTATCGGCGGCGCCCTGGCGTTGCTCCTGTGCTGCGCCCTGGCCGCCATCGCCTGGAACGGCCTGCGGGGGCCGTTGGCGCCGCTTGCCCAGCAGGCCGATAACACGGTGGGCTTTCGTAATGCCACCCTGACCCTGGCCTATTCCCCGGAAAAAGGGCAGATGCTGCAGATTCTGGTGGATCAGTTCAATCGCCAGAATCTGCGCACCGCCGACGGCCAGGCGATGCAGGTCAAGCTGGTGGAGATGAACCCGGAAGACATGGTCAGCGCGGCGCTGGAAGATCCAACCTTCCAGGCGCTGACGCCCGACTCCATGCTGTGGCTCGATCAGCTCGACCGCCAGTGGGCTTTGCGCCAACAGGTAGAAGCCGGGCAGATTGCGCCGCGCCGTGTCGGTGAGGCAACCCGCTACGCGGTCAGCCCCATCGTCATTGCCGCGTGGGAAACGGTGGCGCGTGACCTGGGCTGGCCGCAGCCGGTGGGTTGGAACACCATCCAAAAGCGCGCAGCCGACGACGCCAGTTTCAAATGGAACCACGCCTCCACCGGTCATGCCAGCGGTCTGCTGGCGACACTGGCCGAGTTCTATGCAGGCGCAGGCAAGACACGCGGGCTGACGGCCGACGATGCCACCGCGCAGACCACCCTGGACTATGTGCGCAACATCGAGCGCACGGTCAAGTATTACGGCGAAGGCGAGTTGACCGTCATCGAGCGCGCCCAAAAAGAGGGGCGGTCGTTCCTGGATGCCTTTGTGGTGCAGGAACAACTGGTGGTGCGTTTCAATCGTGATCAGCGCGGCGAGAAACTGGTGGCGCTCTACCCAACGGAAGGCACCCTGTGGGCCGATCATCCGTTGGCACTGCTCGAACTACCCAGCCTGTCAGCCAATCAACGCCGCACCTACCAGGCCCTGCGTGAGTTTCTGCTGAATGCAGATTCGCAAAAGCTGGTGCTCAGCTATGGCTATCGTCCGGCTGACCTGAGTATCGCGCTCGATAGCGCGGACTCGCCCTTGACCGTGACCAATGGCGTTGACCCCAAACAGCCGCAAACCACCTTGCAGATGCCGCCCGCGGCCGTGGTGGAAGTCGTGCAAAATGTCTGGTACTACACCAAGCGCCTGACCAACGTCTTCCTGGTGGTGGACACCTCCGGTTCGATGCGCGGTGACAAGCTGGATGCGGCCAAAACGGCGCTCGGCGCGTTCCTGGCCCAAATCAAAGGCAGCCAGGAGCGGGTTGGCCTGGTGGAGTTCAGCGGTCAGGTCAACAACGTGATCGAGTTGGAGGAGCTGGGGCGCACGCGCGACACCCTTGACAGCGCCATCGCCGCGCTCAACGCCAACGGCGACACCGCCCTGCTCGATGGAGTGCGCACGGCTTACCAGCGCCTGCAGGAGCGCGGTGACAAAGAGCGCATCAACGCCATTGTGGCGATGACCGATGGCCGTGAGAACGCCTCCAGCGTCAGCCTGAATACCCTGGTGCGCGAGATTCAGCGCGGCAATCAAACCGGCGTACCGGTGGTGATTTTCTGCATCGCCTATGGCAGCGACGCCGACTACGATACGCTGCGCGCCGTGGCCGACGCGTCTGGAGGCCAGGTGCGCGAAGGCACCGAGCAGACGATTCGTGAGTTGTACAAGCTGCTGTCAAGCTATTTCTGA
- a CDS encoding branched-chain amino acid ABC transporter substrate-binding protein: protein MRNLVLILLMFSLLLAGCNANPQPTRGEVTVFVAVPLSGFQANGGQTVLGGVRLAAEEINRQGGLLGYKVVVIGLDDESDSDVALAGAEKVKEALASGQKVLGVVGHLNSGQTLAAMEVYKDLPLIIITPTSSETSITQKGYRNFFRVNANDTVQAAVDAGFLVNNLKAKRIAIVHNDTPYGIGLRNEMQKALASVGAEVVLALQVKEGQARYLDEVAQIKAANPDAIFYAGYEIEAPYLRADLVENGVTTPLLASDGAFLAATIDEANGTAEGMYVSAFAPSPQVAGQPWIQAYQAVESRNPDTYSVNGYSAMAVLAEGVKKANSLDVTKISDAMRQIDFRGVMGELQFDVNGDVKNPKVFIFQVRDSQFVQVAP, encoded by the coding sequence ATGCGCAACTTGGTCTTGATTTTGTTAATGTTCAGTTTGCTCCTCGCCGGCTGCAACGCCAATCCGCAACCCACCCGTGGGGAGGTGACGGTCTTCGTGGCCGTGCCTTTGTCCGGTTTTCAGGCCAACGGCGGGCAGACCGTGCTGGGCGGTGTGCGCCTGGCGGCCGAAGAAATCAACCGCCAGGGCGGTCTGTTGGGCTACAAGGTCGTCGTCATCGGCCTCGACGATGAGTCTGATTCGGACGTGGCGCTCGCCGGCGCCGAGAAGGTCAAAGAAGCGCTGGCATCCGGTCAAAAGGTGCTCGGCGTCGTCGGTCACCTCAACAGCGGGCAGACCCTGGCCGCCATGGAAGTGTACAAGGACCTGCCGCTCATCATCATCACACCGACATCGTCCGAAACCTCGATCACGCAGAAGGGCTACCGTAACTTCTTTCGCGTCAACGCCAATGACACGGTGCAGGCTGCGGTGGACGCCGGGTTCCTGGTCAACAACCTGAAGGCCAAACGCATCGCCATTGTGCATAACGATACCCCTTATGGTATCGGTCTGCGCAACGAGATGCAGAAGGCGCTGGCTTCTGTCGGCGCCGAGGTGGTCCTGGCTCTGCAGGTCAAGGAAGGTCAGGCCCGCTACCTGGACGAGGTAGCTCAGATCAAGGCCGCCAATCCGGACGCCATCTTCTACGCCGGCTACGAGATCGAAGCGCCCTATCTGCGGGCTGATCTGGTTGAGAATGGTGTGACGACGCCGCTGCTGGCCAGCGATGGCGCCTTCCTGGCCGCGACCATTGACGAGGCCAACGGCACCGCTGAGGGCATGTACGTCAGTGCCTTTGCGCCCAGCCCGCAAGTTGCCGGGCAGCCCTGGATTCAGGCCTATCAGGCGGTGGAATCTCGCAACCCGGACACCTATTCTGTCAATGGCTACAGCGCCATGGCGGTGCTGGCCGAAGGTGTCAAGAAAGCAAACTCGCTCGATGTCACCAAAATATCCGACGCCATGCGTCAGATTGACTTTCGCGGTGTGATGGGCGAGCTGCAATTCGATGTCAATGGCGATGTGAAGAATCCCAAGGTCTTCATCTTCCAGGTCAGGGACAGCCAATTTGTGCAGGTAGCGCCGTAA
- a CDS encoding N-acetylmuramoyl-L-alanine amidase has protein sequence MNKLGFYIENSTVPFIREALALIKPPVILFHAGDRGLLREIRTSLSPDSFIIGRLFVTLDEQVRWLDANDPEGAGAAYADRILEYDFGYATERVNGRLLINAWMGPNETLPGPASFKNYQLGTPLDRYPEFAEFYQRRSQALDRFQAAFRTRLQTAAIEAVAFNFGAGNYTDASHYLDWFPRTLETYRYLGFHEYGWPALMPRADTSSAALLYRGAMRGICQRYNNRHTAIITEAGLARMYKIGDGGDVGWLYSPDSVTQDSYWESLDWYNDQLCRDAYALGACLFQVGHAGRWETFRHLGVDNQQRPITLSNRIATLKDRQAPPLNPDCTTPVEYPADEWRQAPGPVTRPAWTDVHALLLRSPTVRYAVRPWNTIRRLIIHHTVTSGDITPDLIARAQVQQGKPGITYHFLIQANGAIYQTNTLRTTATHCGADPVNADSIGVALAGDFSAAPPPARQLTSVAKLCAFLLQEFDLTTDNINGRSEVDPGVASPGASWLQGAAWKNTLFSEVRSQFPPIGLTCDELLAQALTDLTQARSDLTAALERAQRAEAQAAQVSSLTAEVTRLQADNQNLRMQLTDGELALTQYQVQVEGLQDLTGNLRRQVAEQQTAIIALQAQITDLQQRLTDCLAGQLPPDGGEPPGGGEPPGGGEPPGGGEPPGGGEPPGGGEPPGGGEPPGRW, from the coding sequence GTGAACAAACTGGGATTTTACATCGAAAACAGCACGGTGCCATTTATCCGTGAGGCATTGGCGTTGATCAAGCCGCCAGTCATTCTGTTTCACGCCGGCGATCGTGGCCTGCTGCGCGAGATTCGCACCAGCCTCTCGCCCGATTCGTTCATCATCGGCCGCCTGTTCGTCACCCTGGACGAGCAGGTGCGCTGGCTGGACGCCAATGATCCTGAGGGCGCCGGCGCCGCCTACGCCGATCGCATTTTGGAGTATGATTTTGGCTATGCCACCGAGCGCGTCAACGGCCGCTTGCTCATCAACGCGTGGATGGGGCCAAATGAAACGCTGCCAGGCCCGGCTTCCTTCAAAAATTACCAGTTAGGCACGCCCCTTGACCGTTACCCGGAGTTTGCCGAGTTTTATCAGCGGCGCAGCCAGGCGCTCGATCGCTTCCAAGCGGCGTTTCGCACGCGCCTGCAGACGGCCGCTATCGAGGCTGTGGCGTTCAACTTTGGCGCCGGCAACTACACAGACGCCTCCCACTACCTGGATTGGTTCCCGCGTACCCTGGAAACCTATCGCTATCTCGGCTTTCATGAGTACGGTTGGCCGGCCCTCATGCCACGCGCCGACACCTCCAGCGCGGCGCTGCTCTACCGCGGCGCGATGCGCGGGATCTGTCAGCGCTACAACAACCGCCACACCGCCATCATCACGGAAGCCGGTCTGGCGCGCATGTACAAAATTGGTGATGGCGGCGATGTGGGCTGGCTCTACTCACCAGACAGCGTGACCCAGGATTCATACTGGGAATCGCTGGACTGGTACAACGACCAGTTGTGCCGCGACGCGTACGCGCTGGGCGCCTGTCTGTTCCAGGTGGGTCACGCCGGGCGCTGGGAAACCTTCCGTCACCTGGGCGTGGACAATCAGCAGCGACCGATTACGCTCAGTAACCGGATCGCCACGCTGAAAGACCGCCAGGCGCCGCCCCTCAACCCGGATTGCACAACGCCTGTTGAGTACCCGGCCGACGAATGGCGTCAGGCGCCCGGGCCGGTGACACGACCCGCCTGGACCGATGTTCATGCGTTGCTCCTGCGCAGCCCCACGGTTCGCTACGCCGTGCGTCCGTGGAACACGATCAGGCGTCTCATCATCCACCACACCGTCACCTCTGGCGACATCACGCCCGATCTGATCGCGCGTGCCCAGGTGCAGCAGGGCAAGCCTGGCATCACCTATCATTTCCTGATCCAGGCCAACGGCGCCATCTACCAAACCAACACCCTGCGCACCACGGCCACGCACTGCGGCGCTGACCCTGTCAATGCGGACAGTATCGGCGTCGCGCTGGCCGGCGATTTCAGCGCCGCGCCGCCGCCCGCCCGCCAACTGACCAGCGTCGCCAAACTGTGCGCCTTTCTCCTGCAAGAATTCGACCTGACGACCGACAACATCAACGGACGCAGCGAGGTTGACCCGGGCGTCGCTTCCCCCGGCGCATCATGGCTGCAGGGCGCGGCCTGGAAAAACACGCTGTTCAGCGAGGTGCGCAGCCAGTTCCCGCCGATCGGGCTTACCTGCGATGAGTTGTTGGCCCAGGCGCTCACGGATCTGACGCAGGCGCGTAGCGATTTGACCGCCGCCCTGGAGCGAGCACAGCGCGCCGAAGCCCAGGCCGCGCAGGTGTCCAGCCTCACAGCCGAGGTAACCCGTTTGCAGGCCGATAATCAAAACCTGCGCATGCAACTGACCGATGGCGAGTTGGCCCTGACGCAGTACCAGGTGCAGGTTGAAGGTTTGCAGGACCTGACGGGCAATCTGCGCCGCCAGGTGGCAGAACAGCAGACCGCGATCATCGCCCTGCAGGCACAAATTACCGACTTACAGCAGCGGCTGACCGACTGCCTGGCCGGGCAACTCCCGCCAGATGGTGGTGAGCCGCCAGGCGGTGGTGAGCCGCCAGGCGGTGGTGAGCCGCCAGGCGGTGGTGAGCCGCCAGGCGGTGGTGAGCCGCCAGGCGGTGGTGAGCCGCCAGGCGGTGGTGAGCCGCCAGGGCGGTGGTGA
- a CDS encoding N-acetylmuramoyl-L-alanine amidase, producing the protein MSRQAVVSRQAVVSRQAVVSRQAVVSRQAVVSRQGGGEPPGGGEPPGGGEPPGGGEPPGGGEPPGGGEPPGGGEPPGGGEPPGGGEPPGGGEPPGGGEPPGGTRPDLRDVSAQLPRHATARYATRSLNAIRRVVVHHTVTRDNVTPERIAQVQISQGRAGITYHFLITGDGTIFQTNALDTVSEQTVTPAVNADGVAVAFAGNFTDVPPTAAQISSGARLVAWLLQELKLTADVVVGRSELENVGSPGRQWLMGARWKEILLQAMQQL; encoded by the coding sequence GTGAGCCGCCAGGCGGTGGTGAGCCGCCAGGCGGTGGTGAGCCGCCAGGCGGTGGTGAGCCGCCAGGCGGTGGTGAGCCGCCAGGCGGTGGTGAGCCGCCAGGGCGGTGGTGAGCCGCCAGGCGGTGGTGAGCCGCCAGGCGGTGGTGAGCCGCCAGGCGGTGGTGAGCCGCCAGGCGGTGGTGAGCCGCCAGGCGGTGGTGAGCCGCCAGGCGGTGGTGAGCCGCCAGGCGGTGGTGAGCCGCCAGGCGGTGGTGAGCCGCCAGGCGGTGGTGAGCCGCCAGGCGGTGGTGAGCCGCCAGGCGGCACGCGTCCTGACCTCCGGGATGTCAGCGCGCAGTTGCCCCGCCACGCCACGGCGCGCTATGCCACCCGCAGCCTGAACGCCATCCGGCGCGTGGTGGTACATCATACGGTGACGCGCGACAACGTGACGCCCGAACGCATTGCGCAGGTGCAGATCAGCCAGGGGCGCGCGGGCATCACCTATCACTTCCTGATCACAGGCGATGGTACGATTTTCCAAACGAACGCGCTGGACACCGTGAGCGAGCAGACGGTGACGCCGGCCGTCAACGCAGACGGGGTGGCGGTCGCCTTCGCGGGCAATTTCACCGACGTGCCGCCCACCGCAGCCCAAATCAGCAGCGGCGCGCGCCTGGTGGCCTGGCTGCTGCAAGAACTGAAGCTGACAGCAGACGTTGTCGTGGGCCGCAGTGAACTGGAAAATGTCGGTTCTCCGGGCAGACAGTGGCTTATGGGCGCCCGTTGGAAGGAAATCTTACTGCAAGCGATGCAACAGCTCTGA